The Streptomyces laurentii genome contains a region encoding:
- a CDS encoding hypothetical protein (identified by MetaGeneAnnotator; putative;~sequence version:1): protein MTAADPCPCAPSRALRDRAARGWEKFVHRAAAGLPSAPGHPVDAAGHEQHPLVNTLVRDIPSGKEGLLLAVTHEPHADGRVVRIAHIRPMAGVEWSTAADNVQAVR from the coding sequence ATGACCGCCGCCGATCCCTGCCCCTGTGCGCCGAGCCGCGCACTGCGCGACCGAGCGGCGCGAGGGTGGGAGAAGTTCGTGCACCGTGCCGCCGCCGGTCTGCCGAGCGCGCCCGGCCACCCGGTCGACGCCGCCGGCCACGAGCAGCATCCGCTGGTCAACACGCTGGTACGGGACATTCCGAGCGGCAAGGAGGGCCTCCTGCTCGCCGTCACCCACGAACCGCACGCCGACGGGCGGGTGGTGCGCATCGCGCACATCCGGCCCATGGCGGGCGTCGAGTGGTCGACGGCCGCCGACAACGTCCAGGCGGTCCGCTGA
- a CDS encoding regulatory protein (identified by MetaGeneAnnotator; putative;~regulatory protein [Streptomyces bingchenggensis BCW-1]) — protein sequence MGRTPNTALVRVMAEADWGNGQLARAVNRAGAEAGLTLSHSASTVTYWLRGSLPKKPVRPVVAEALSRRLGRPVSCAELGFVPSDGVAGSGTGEGDDPAATGTRGLADLARKDMDPSRRGVLTAGLYSAALTVPGFGDSGAPPDLAAEEVTAGRTVRIGSGEVATVRTMTQHIAIILDDLGGGHARPMAAAFLTNTVLSWLRADATAAVRRDMQAAASDFVYLTGWMAMYERAHGLGQRYFVQALELARDAQDHLTYCRTLRGMALQAANLRYGRRALEYADSAAEAAPVAGPRLVAFLRGQQAHGAALVKDRRQAFGRLRETEAALARADGRNDAVGGYDQAAYHFHVSHVLYELGDLPGSITALQRSNRVRSPHERQGRVHAHGVLAARQWERGHVEAACATWDRFLDDYTALSTARGDEHFAVLRGHVAAKPRSRVVRTLGERARVVAEQKSAA from the coding sequence ATGGGACGCACGCCGAACACGGCCCTCGTACGCGTGATGGCCGAGGCCGACTGGGGAAACGGGCAGCTCGCCCGCGCGGTGAACCGCGCCGGGGCCGAGGCCGGGCTGACGCTCAGCCATTCCGCCAGCACGGTCACCTACTGGCTGCGTGGCTCCCTGCCGAAGAAACCCGTCCGCCCGGTCGTCGCCGAGGCCCTGTCCCGGCGGCTCGGCCGTCCGGTGAGCTGCGCGGAGCTGGGGTTCGTCCCGTCCGACGGCGTGGCGGGAAGTGGTACGGGTGAGGGCGACGACCCGGCGGCCACCGGCACGCGCGGCCTCGCCGACCTGGCCCGGAAGGACATGGACCCCTCGCGGCGGGGCGTGCTCACCGCGGGCCTGTACTCGGCGGCCCTGACGGTGCCGGGGTTCGGCGACAGCGGCGCCCCGCCGGACCTCGCGGCGGAGGAGGTCACGGCCGGCCGTACGGTGCGGATCGGCTCCGGCGAGGTCGCCACCGTACGCACGATGACCCAGCACATCGCGATCATTTTGGACGACCTCGGCGGCGGCCACGCCCGCCCGATGGCCGCCGCCTTCCTGACGAACACCGTGCTGTCCTGGCTGCGGGCCGACGCCACGGCGGCGGTGCGCCGGGACATGCAGGCCGCCGCCTCCGACTTCGTCTATCTGACGGGGTGGATGGCGATGTACGAGCGGGCGCACGGCCTCGGACAGCGCTACTTCGTGCAGGCGCTGGAGCTGGCCCGGGACGCCCAGGACCACCTCACGTACTGCCGGACGCTGCGCGGGATGGCGCTCCAGGCGGCGAATCTGCGGTACGGGCGGCGGGCCCTGGAGTACGCGGACTCCGCCGCCGAGGCGGCCCCGGTCGCCGGGCCCCGTCTGGTGGCGTTCCTGCGCGGGCAGCAGGCGCACGGCGCGGCCCTGGTGAAGGACCGGCGGCAGGCGTTCGGGCGGCTGCGGGAGACGGAGGCGGCGCTGGCCCGGGCCGACGGCCGCAACGACGCCGTGGGCGGCTACGACCAGGCCGCGTACCACTTCCACGTCTCGCACGTGCTGTACGAGCTGGGCGACCTGCCCGGCTCGATCACCGCGCTCCAGCGGTCCAACCGGGTCCGGTCCCCGCACGAGCGGCAGGGCCGGGTGCACGCGCACGGGGTGCTCGCCGCGCGGCAGTGGGAGCGGGGGCACGTGGAGGCGGCGTGCGCGACCTGGGACCGGTTCCTGGACGACTACACCGCCCTGTCGACCGCGCGGGGCGACGAGCACTTCGCGGTGCTGCGCGGGCATGTCGCGGCGAAGCCCCGGAGCCGGGTGGTACGGACGCTGGGGGAGCGGGCGCGGGTGGTCGCGGAGCAGAAGAGCGCGGCCTGA
- a CDS encoding hypothetical protein (identified by MetaGeneAnnotator; putative;~sequence version:1), which produces METELAALAIALLTGAVTSIGQEAAGTAVRLVRERLAATPRGQAALTGLEAAPGDEDARREAERVLQEELGADPAFRQVLATRLNVSTTHTGMTNVVTVSGTRMRGSQISLGPITVNKPNTTAGLLGLAAALVVTAALLVYGVVQLVGTTPGNDGNEGSQGRKDGRTRALSPAEAERMLPGLTDLPGPWETTQPAGLTGDGTTCVNAQAEYESQTRDADGHTDLKVRFDTYACPDTATAAEGFAAETRRGSNPGGGKETPVPGRAVGDQSASAGYRVKDGEMADPSQVGPHLMWRARVGTVFIEMHYGPVRDGAGSEKEAEELMLRMCDRARAAQERA; this is translated from the coding sequence GTGGAGACGGAACTCGCGGCTCTGGCGATCGCGCTGCTCACGGGCGCGGTGACGAGCATCGGGCAGGAGGCCGCCGGCACGGCCGTCCGGCTCGTGCGGGAGCGGCTGGCCGCAACGCCGCGGGGACAGGCGGCGCTGACCGGACTGGAGGCCGCGCCCGGTGACGAAGACGCCCGGCGGGAGGCCGAGCGGGTGCTCCAGGAGGAACTGGGGGCGGACCCCGCCTTCCGGCAGGTCCTGGCGACACGCCTGAACGTGTCGACGACCCACACCGGGATGACGAACGTCGTGACGGTCAGCGGCACCAGAATGCGCGGAAGTCAGATCTCGCTCGGCCCGATCACCGTCAACAAACCGAATACGACCGCCGGACTGCTGGGCCTGGCGGCCGCGCTCGTCGTGACGGCCGCCCTCCTCGTCTACGGCGTGGTGCAGCTGGTCGGCACCACCCCGGGAAACGACGGAAACGAGGGAAGCCAGGGCCGGAAGGACGGCCGGACACGGGCGCTGAGCCCGGCCGAGGCGGAGCGGATGCTGCCGGGGCTGACCGACCTGCCGGGCCCCTGGGAGACCACACAGCCCGCGGGCCTCACGGGCGACGGAACCACGTGCGTCAACGCCCAGGCGGAGTACGAGTCCCAGACCCGGGACGCCGACGGGCACACCGACCTGAAGGTCCGGTTCGACACGTACGCCTGCCCGGACACGGCGACCGCGGCCGAGGGGTTCGCCGCGGAGACCCGGCGGGGGTCGAACCCCGGGGGCGGGAAGGAGACCCCCGTCCCCGGCCGTGCTGTGGGCGACCAGAGCGCGTCCGCCGGCTACCGGGTCAAGGACGGCGAGATGGCCGACCCGAGCCAGGTCGGCCCCCATCTGATGTGGCGGGCCCGGGTCGGCACCGTGTTCATCGAGATGCACTACGGACCGGTCCGTGACGGAGCCGGATCCGAGAAGGAGGCGGAAGAGCTGATGCTGCGCATGTGCGACCGTGCCCGCGCGGCACAGGAACGGGCTTGA
- a CDS encoding glyoxalase/bleomycin resistance protein/dioxygenase (Glyoxalase/Bleomycin resistance protein/Dioxygenase superfamily; pfam00903;~Glyoxalase/bleomycin resistance protein/dioxygenase [Streptomyces sp. SirexAA- E];~PFAM: Glyoxalase/bleomycin resistance protein/dioxygenase; KEGG: afm:AFUA_7G05015 glyoxalase family protein;~This domain superfamily is foundin a variety of structurally related metalloproteins, including the type I extradiol dioxygenases, glyoxalase I and a group of antibiotic resistance proteins; cd06587;~identified by MetaGeneAnnotator; putative;~metal binding site [ion binding]), translating into MSAISTAHMRIARPSRDLESARRFWVAGLGLDVLYAHEADGGERQHSLLMVGWPDAGWHLELTRDPAAPLEPTPTPDDLLVVYLAGPVPDALVERLLAHGGTRVPAHNPYWDTWGVTVQDPDGYRLVLCTRSWSHS; encoded by the coding sequence ATGTCAGCGATCTCGACCGCGCATATGCGCATCGCCCGCCCCTCCCGTGACCTGGAGTCGGCACGCCGCTTCTGGGTCGCGGGGCTCGGGCTCGACGTGCTGTACGCGCACGAGGCGGACGGCGGCGAGCGGCAGCATTCGCTGCTGATGGTCGGCTGGCCGGACGCCGGGTGGCATCTGGAGCTGACCCGGGACCCCGCCGCCCCGCTCGAACCGACGCCGACCCCCGACGACCTGCTCGTCGTCTACCTGGCCGGGCCCGTGCCGGACGCGCTGGTCGAGCGGCTCCTGGCGCACGGCGGCACGCGGGTGCCCGCGCACAACCCGTACTGGGACACCTGGGGCGTCACCGTCCAGGACCCGGACGGCTACCGCCTCGTGCTCTGCACCCGCTCCTGGTCCCACTCCTGA
- a CDS encoding osmosensitive K+ channel histidine kinase kdpD (ATP binding site [chemical binding];~G-X-G motif;~Histidine Kinase A (dimerization/phosphoacceptor) domain; Histidine Kinase A dimers are formed through parallel association of 2 domains creating 4-helix bundles; usually these domains contain aconserved His residue and are activated via...; cd00082;~Histidine kinase, Adenylyl cyclase, Methyl-accepting protein, and Phosphatase (HAMP) domain. HAMP isa signaling domain which occurs in a wide variety of signaling proteins, many of which are bacterial. The HAMP domain consists of two alpha helices...; cd06225;~Histidine kinase-like ATPases; This family includes several ATP-binding proteins for example: histidine kinase, DNA gyrase B, topoisomerases, heat shock protein HSP90, phytochrome-like ATPases and DNA mismatch repair proteins; cd00075;~Mg2+ binding site [ion binding];~Osmosensitive K+ channel histidine kinase KdpD [Streptomyces venezuelae ATCC10712];~Signal transduction histidine kinase [Signal transduction mechanisms]; COG0642;~dimer interface [polypeptide binding];~dimerization interface [polypeptide binding];~identified by MetaGeneAnnotator; putative;~phosphorylation site [posttranslational modification]): MTGPVVWFRSRPLRSRLALLTALAVAVAVAAVSLACWLVARAQLEHELDASLRGSKVDNAYVNLVLAGCRTESPVPPLPPYTVQVVLPDGTACTSGRAAIPVQAADLRVAQGLIPDTLHTTRDADGRQMRVYTYQQQPGRPGLAVSLARPLSEIDNSLSTLGWVLLVVSGIGVLGAGAAGLWVARTGLAPVDRLTGAVEHVAATEDLTVRIPVEGEDEIARLSRSFNAMTAALATSRDRQARLIADAGHELRTPLTSLRTNIELLARSDETGRALPPDDRRALLASVKAQLTELASLVGDLQELARPEAAPPGPLEVVPLHTILRSALDRARLRGPELTFETDLAPWYVRAEPAGLERALVNVLDNAVKFSPPRGTVEVRLMRGELTVRDHGPGIPADELPHVFDRFWRSPSARSLPGSGLGLSIVARTVGQAGGTVALTPADGGGTVATLRFPGAPTPPPEV; encoded by the coding sequence ATGACCGGCCCCGTCGTCTGGTTCCGGTCCCGCCCGCTGCGCTCCCGGCTCGCCCTGCTCACCGCGCTCGCCGTGGCGGTCGCGGTGGCGGCGGTGTCGCTGGCGTGCTGGCTGGTGGCCCGGGCCCAGCTGGAGCACGAGCTGGACGCGTCGCTGCGCGGCAGCAAGGTCGACAACGCGTACGTCAACCTGGTGCTCGCCGGCTGCCGCACCGAGAGCCCGGTGCCCCCGCTCCCCCCGTACACCGTCCAGGTCGTGCTGCCCGACGGCACCGCCTGCACCTCCGGCCGGGCCGCCATCCCCGTGCAGGCGGCGGACCTCCGGGTCGCGCAGGGCCTCATCCCGGACACCCTGCACACCACCCGGGACGCCGACGGCCGCCAGATGCGCGTCTACACCTACCAGCAGCAGCCGGGCCGGCCCGGCCTCGCCGTCTCGCTCGCCCGGCCGCTGTCCGAGATCGACAACTCGCTGTCCACCCTGGGCTGGGTACTGCTCGTCGTCTCCGGCATAGGGGTCCTCGGCGCGGGCGCGGCCGGACTGTGGGTGGCGCGCACCGGGCTCGCGCCCGTGGACCGGCTGACCGGCGCGGTCGAACACGTCGCGGCGACCGAGGACCTGACCGTCCGCATCCCGGTGGAGGGCGAGGACGAGATCGCCCGGCTTTCGCGGTCGTTCAACGCGATGACGGCGGCGCTCGCCACCTCCCGCGACCGGCAGGCCCGGCTCATCGCGGACGCGGGCCACGAACTGCGCACCCCGCTCACCTCGCTGCGCACCAACATCGAACTCCTCGCCCGCAGCGACGAGACCGGCCGCGCGCTGCCGCCGGACGACCGGCGGGCCCTGCTGGCCTCGGTGAAGGCCCAGCTCACGGAGCTGGCGTCGCTGGTCGGCGACCTCCAGGAACTGGCCCGGCCGGAGGCCGCCCCGCCCGGCCCGCTGGAGGTGGTGCCGCTGCACACCATCCTGCGCTCGGCCCTGGACCGGGCCCGGCTGCGCGGACCGGAGCTGACCTTCGAGACGGACCTGGCGCCCTGGTACGTACGGGCGGAGCCCGCCGGGCTCGAACGGGCCCTGGTGAACGTCCTCGACAACGCGGTGAAGTTCTCGCCGCCGCGCGGCACGGTCGAGGTCCGGCTGATGCGCGGCGAGCTGACCGTACGGGACCACGGCCCGGGCATCCCGGCCGACGAGCTCCCGCACGTCTTCGACCGTTTCTGGCGCTCCCCGTCGGCCCGCAGCCTGCCCGGCTCGGGGCTCGGCCTGTCGATCGTCGCCCGGACCGTCGGGCAGGCCGGCGGCACCGTCGCCCTCACCCCGGCGGACGGCGGCGGCACCGTGGCCACCCTCCGCTTCCCGGGCGCCCCGACCCCGCCGCCGGAGGTGTGA
- a CDS encoding hypothetical protein (DNA binding site [nucleotide binding];~DNA-binding response regulator [Streptomyces himastatinicus ATCC53653];~Effector domain of response regulator. Bacteria and certain eukaryotes like protozoa and higher plants use two-component signal transduction systems to detect and respond to changes in the environment. The system consists of a sensor histidine kinase and...; cd00383;~Response regulators consisting of a CheY-like receiver domain and a winged-helix DNA-binding domain [Signal transduction mechanisms / Transcription]; COG0745;~Signal receiver domain; originally thought to be unique to bacteria (CheY, OmpR, NtrC, and PhoB), now recently identified in eukaroytes ETR1 Arabidopsis thaliana; this domain receives the signal from the sensor partner in a two-component systems; cd00156;~dimerization interface [polypeptide binding];~identified by MetaGeneAnnotator; putative;~intermolecular recognition site;~phosphorylation site [posttranslational modification]): MSGIVGQHPGQQAGQRAEAESGGTERILIVDDEPAVREALRRSLAFEGYGTEDAVDGLDALAKLEAYAPDLVVLDVQMPRMDGLTAARRIRAAGSTVPILMLTARDTVGDRVTGLDAGADDYLVKPFELDELFARIRALLRRSAYAAARAAAAAEPAGGGDVLAFDDLRMNLATREVTRDGRPVELTRTEFTLLELFLAHPKQVLTREQILKAVWGFDFEPSSNSLDVYVMYLRRKTEAGGEPRVVHTVRGVGYVLRAGGTGGGAGAV; this comes from the coding sequence ATGAGTGGCATCGTGGGGCAGCACCCGGGACAGCAGGCGGGTCAGCGGGCCGAGGCCGAGAGCGGCGGCACCGAGCGCATCCTCATCGTCGACGACGAGCCGGCGGTGCGCGAGGCGCTGCGCCGCAGCCTCGCCTTCGAGGGATACGGGACCGAGGACGCCGTCGACGGTCTCGACGCGCTCGCCAAGCTGGAGGCGTACGCCCCCGACCTGGTCGTCCTCGACGTCCAGATGCCCCGCATGGACGGGCTCACCGCCGCCCGCCGGATCCGCGCGGCCGGCTCGACCGTGCCGATCCTCATGCTCACCGCCCGCGACACGGTCGGCGACCGGGTCACCGGCCTCGACGCGGGCGCGGACGACTACCTGGTGAAGCCGTTCGAGCTGGACGAGCTGTTCGCCCGGATCCGGGCGCTGCTGCGGCGCAGCGCGTACGCCGCCGCCCGGGCCGCCGCGGCCGCCGAGCCGGCCGGCGGGGGCGACGTCCTCGCCTTCGACGACCTGCGGATGAACCTGGCGACCCGCGAGGTGACCCGGGACGGCCGGCCGGTGGAACTGACCCGGACCGAGTTCACGCTCCTGGAGCTGTTCCTGGCGCACCCGAAGCAGGTGCTCACGCGCGAGCAGATCCTGAAGGCCGTGTGGGGCTTCGACTTCGAGCCCAGCTCCAACTCGCTCGACGTGTACGTGATGTACCTGCGGCGCAAGACGGAGGCGGGCGGCGAGCCGCGGGTCGTGCACACCGTGCGCGGCGTCGGATACGTCCTGCGTGCCGGCGGTACGGGCGGGGGTGCCGGCGCCGTATGA
- a CDS encoding serine protease (Serine protease, DegP or HtrA, do [Streptomyces venezuelae ATCC10712];~Trypsin-like peptidase domain; pfam13365;~identified by MetaGeneAnnotator; putative) — translation MTDFPEHQPQQQPSWPPRPPLPPHDPFASPGAHEQHTAHAPAARRRARRRGVGLLTAVAIAAAAVGGGTATLIERWTDDTPGITAAAPSPVDGTTVASGSKGTVAGVAQAVSPSIVEISASGSGGRSTGSGVIITSDGEIVTNNHVISGASTISVRLSTGKTYTAEVVGTDPAKDLALIKLRGASGLKAATLGDSSGLRVGDQVVAIGSPEGLTGTVTSGIVSALDRDVTVAREDGGQDSSQGQQWNPRQGWPFEFGGQQFNGDTGSSKTTYKAIQTDASLNPGNSGGALIDMNGRIIGINSAMYSPTSAGSSGAAGSVGLGFAIPVDTLKADLPALRGGGSV, via the coding sequence ATGACGGACTTCCCGGAGCACCAGCCGCAGCAGCAGCCGTCCTGGCCGCCGCGGCCGCCCCTGCCGCCCCACGACCCGTTCGCCTCCCCCGGCGCGCACGAGCAGCACACCGCCCACGCCCCCGCCGCGCGCCGGCGGGCCCGGCGGCGCGGCGTCGGCCTGCTGACCGCCGTCGCGATCGCCGCGGCCGCGGTCGGCGGCGGCACCGCGACCCTGATCGAGCGGTGGACCGACGACACGCCCGGCATCACCGCGGCGGCGCCGAGCCCGGTGGACGGCACCACGGTCGCCTCGGGCAGCAAGGGCACGGTCGCCGGGGTCGCCCAGGCCGTCTCCCCGTCCATCGTGGAGATCTCCGCGAGCGGTTCCGGCGGCCGTTCCACCGGCTCCGGCGTGATCATCACCTCCGACGGCGAGATCGTCACCAACAACCACGTGATCTCCGGGGCCTCGACGATCAGCGTCCGGCTCAGCACCGGCAAGACGTACACCGCCGAGGTCGTCGGCACCGACCCCGCCAAGGACCTCGCGCTGATCAAGCTGCGCGGCGCGTCCGGGCTCAAGGCCGCCACCCTCGGCGACTCCTCGGGCCTCCGGGTCGGCGACCAGGTCGTCGCCATCGGCTCCCCCGAGGGCCTGACCGGCACCGTCACCAGCGGCATCGTCTCCGCGCTCGACCGGGACGTGACCGTCGCCCGCGAGGACGGCGGCCAGGACAGCTCGCAAGGGCAGCAGTGGAACCCGCGGCAGGGCTGGCCGTTCGAATTCGGCGGGCAGCAGTTCAACGGCGACACCGGCTCCTCCAAGACCACCTACAAGGCGATCCAGACCGACGCCTCGCTCAATCCCGGGAATTCCGGCGGCGCGCTGATCGACATGAACGGCCGGATCATCGGCATCAATTCGGCGATGTATTCGCCCACGAGCGCGGGGAGTTCGGGAGCCGCCGGCAGTGTCGGTCTCGGATTCGCGATTCCGGTCGACACCCTCAAGGCCGATCTGCCCGCCCTGCGCGGGGGCGGCAGCGTCTGA
- a CDS encoding transcriptional regulator, lacI family (DNA binding site [nucleotide binding];~Helix-turn-helix (HTH) DNA binding domain of the LacI family of transcriptional regulators; cd01392;~Ligand binding domain of the LacI tanscriptional regulator family belonging to the type I periplasmic-binding fold protein superfamily; cd06267;~Transcriptional regulator, LacI family [Streptomyces venezuelae ATCC10712];~Transcriptional regulators [Transcription]; COG1609;~dimerization interface [polypeptide binding];~domain linker motif;~identified by MetaGeneAnnotator; putative;~ligand binding site [chemical binding]) — translation MAKVTRDDVARLAGTSTAVVSYVINNGPRPVAPATRERVLAAIKELGYRPDRVAQAMASRRTDLIGMIVPDARQPFFAEMAHAVEQAAAARGKMVLVGNSDYRTEREIHYLRAFLGMRVSGLILVSQGMSEQAASEIEAWDARVVLLHERPEAIDDVAVVTDDIGGAQLATRHLLEHGHPYVACLGGVPTTPSIGDPVADHVEGWRRAMIESGRSVEGRLFEAPYNRYDAYKVALGLLSGPDRPPAIFCSTDDQALGVLRAARELRIDVPEELAVAGFDDVKEAGLADPPLTTVYSDRPAMARAAVDLVLDDSLRVAGSRRDRVRQFPSALIVRRSCGCE, via the coding sequence GTGGCCAAGGTGACGCGGGACGATGTGGCGCGACTGGCGGGGACTTCGACCGCGGTCGTGAGCTACGTCATCAACAACGGACCCCGGCCGGTCGCCCCGGCCACGCGCGAGCGTGTCCTCGCCGCCATCAAGGAGCTGGGCTACCGCCCCGACCGGGTGGCCCAGGCGATGGCGTCGCGGCGCACCGACCTCATAGGCATGATCGTCCCGGACGCGCGCCAGCCCTTCTTCGCGGAGATGGCGCACGCGGTCGAACAGGCCGCCGCCGCGCGCGGGAAGATGGTCCTGGTCGGCAACTCCGACTACCGCACCGAGCGCGAGATCCACTATCTGCGCGCCTTCCTCGGCATGCGGGTCTCCGGGCTCATCCTGGTCAGCCAGGGCATGAGCGAGCAGGCGGCGAGCGAGATCGAGGCGTGGGACGCCCGGGTCGTGCTGCTGCACGAGCGGCCCGAGGCGATCGACGACGTCGCGGTCGTCACCGACGACATCGGCGGCGCCCAGCTCGCCACCCGGCACCTCCTGGAGCACGGTCACCCGTACGTGGCGTGCCTGGGCGGCGTCCCCACCACCCCGTCCATCGGCGACCCGGTCGCCGACCACGTCGAGGGCTGGCGGCGGGCCATGATCGAGTCCGGCCGCTCGGTCGAGGGACGGCTCTTCGAGGCCCCGTACAACCGCTACGACGCCTACAAGGTCGCGCTCGGCCTGCTGTCCGGGCCGGACCGCCCGCCGGCCATCTTCTGCTCGACGGACGACCAGGCCCTCGGCGTGCTGCGGGCCGCCCGCGAACTGCGCATCGACGTGCCGGAGGAGCTGGCGGTGGCCGGCTTCGACGACGTCAAGGAAGCCGGGCTGGCCGACCCTCCGCTGACCACGGTCTACTCCGACCGGCCGGCGATGGCCCGGGCGGCGGTGGACCTGGTGCTCGACGACTCGCTGCGGGTGGCGGGGTCGCGGCGCGACCGGGTGCGGCAGTTCCCGTCGGCGCTGATCGTGCGCCGGTCCTGCGGCTGCGAGTGA